CGGGCCTGGCGATCTGCCGCATGCGGGCCTGCTCGGCCGGCGCAAGCTCGTTGAACTGCGCGCCCTTGGCCTGGAGCTCGCCCACGGCGCGCTGCGCGGCGGCGCGGCTCACCTGTCGCTGGTAGCCCCGGGCCTCGTCTGCAGCCTCGCGCATCATCTTCTGCTCCGCGGGATTGAGCGAATCCCAGAACTTCTTGCTGACCAGCACGATGTTGGCCGCATACACGTGGTTGGTGGCGCTCACGAACTTCTGCACCTCGAAGAACTTGTTCGAAAGAATCACCGAATACGGGTTCTCCTGGCCGTCGACCGCCTTCGATTCGAGCGCACCGTAGAGCTCCGCGAAGGGCATCGGCACCGGGTTGGCCTTGAAGGACTTGAAGGTCTCAAGGAATACCGGGTTGGGAATCACGCGGATCTTCAGGCCCTCCAGGTCTTCGGGCCGGGTGATCGGGCGCTTGCTGTTGGTGACGTTGCGAAAGCCCAGGTCCCAATAGCCCAGCGCGACCAGGCCCTTCTCCGGCAGCTTCGCAACGAGCGCCTGCCCGAGCGGGCCGTCGAGCAGCGCATCGGCCTGCGCGAAGTTGCCGACCGCGAACGGAAAGTCGAGCAGGCCGAACTCCTTCACGATGCCCGCGAGCGAAGTGGTGGCCGGCGCCGACATCTGCTGCACGCCGCCCTGCAGCGCCGACTGCTGCTGCATCTCGTTGCCCAGCTGCGAGGCCGGGTACTCCTGCACCTTCATCCGGCCGCCGCTCCGGGCCGCCAGCAGTTCGGCAAAGCGCTTCACGCCAAAGCTCACCGGATGGTCGGCGTTGTTGAGGTGGCCGAAGCGGATGACGCGTTCCTGCGCCTCCTGCGCGAGCGCCGGAACGGCCAACGCGAGGGCCAGGCCGGCGGCCGCCAGCGAGCGATGAAGCTTTCTCAAGATGGTTCTCCAGCAAGTGATGCGGCGCGATCTTAGGATCGAAGTGGAAATCTTTTCCACTAGTGAAAACACTTGGCAAAAGAGCTAGCATTGCACCTGCCCCACCTTTCCGAACGACATGAGCGCCATCCTCGAACGCAGCTTCAAGGTCCTTGAACACCTGGCCGGCCATCCCGAAGGCCGCGCGCTTTCCGCGCTCTCCGCCGAGCTGGAAATGCCGCTGAGCGCCACCCACCGCCTGCTGGGCGAACTGATCCGCTGCGGCTACGTGCGGCAGGACCAGAGCCACGGCGACTACATGCTCACGATCAAGCTGGTGTCCCTGGGCCTGAGCTTCCTGAGCAACAGCGGCATCGTCGACGTGGCGCAGCCGCTGCTCGACCGGCTCGCGGCCGAATCGGGCGAGCTGGTGCGGCTGGCGGTGGTCGACGGCGACGAGCTGACCTTCGTCGCCAAGGCGCAGGGCGCGATGCGCGGCCTGCGCTACGACCCCGACATGGGCCTCTCGGTCAATCTCTCCTGCAGTTCCGCGGGCCACGCGTGGCTGTCGACCATGACGGACGAACAGGCGCTGCAGCTGGTCGCCAGGCAAGGCTTCGGCAAGCCCGAGGACTACGGCCCGAAGGCGCCGACCACCGTCAAGGCGCTGCTGGCGTACCTGCGCGCGGCCCGCAAGCGCGGCTTCGCAATGATCAACGAGGTGTTCGCGCCCGCCATGACGGCCATGGCCGCCCCCGTGCGCAGCGGCAACGGCGCGGTGATCGGCGTCATCACCATCGCCGGGCCGCTGGTGCGGCTGACCGAAGAACGCATGCTGGCGCTGGGCCCGGCGCTGCTGGCCACGGCCGAGGACGTGGCGCACGCGAGCGGCGCGTCTGCCCTCTTCAAGCGGCGCGCCTGACCGGGCGCCTCGGGAGACGGCCGCTCTTCAGAACGCCAGCCGGGGCGCCTCTTTCCGCAACAGCGCGCTCGCGGCCGGCGGCTCCCAGATCTCGGCCAATGCCCGGGACAGCGCATCCAGCAGCTGCCGCACATCGTTGGCGGCATCCGCGTGCAAGGCCTCGGCCACGATGAGGACGCGGGAGGTTTCATCGCGCACGGCGGAACGCGCGCTCTGGCGATGGGTCCAGCGCCGGGCGTGCGCGCAGCCCGCGGCATCCGCAAAGACGACTTCGCCGCGATCGGGCGTTTCGGTTTCGC
This genomic window from Variovorax sp. V93 contains:
- a CDS encoding IclR family transcriptional regulator, which translates into the protein MSAILERSFKVLEHLAGHPEGRALSALSAELEMPLSATHRLLGELIRCGYVRQDQSHGDYMLTIKLVSLGLSFLSNSGIVDVAQPLLDRLAAESGELVRLAVVDGDELTFVAKAQGAMRGLRYDPDMGLSVNLSCSSAGHAWLSTMTDEQALQLVARQGFGKPEDYGPKAPTTVKALLAYLRAARKRGFAMINEVFAPAMTAMAAPVRSGNGAVIGVITIAGPLVRLTEERMLALGPALLATAEDVAHASGASALFKRRA
- a CDS encoding TRAP transporter substrate-binding protein, with the protein product MRKLHRSLAAAGLALALAVPALAQEAQERVIRFGHLNNADHPVSFGVKRFAELLAARSGGRMKVQEYPASQLGNEMQQQSALQGGVQQMSAPATTSLAGIVKEFGLLDFPFAVGNFAQADALLDGPLGQALVAKLPEKGLVALGYWDLGFRNVTNSKRPITRPEDLEGLKIRVIPNPVFLETFKSFKANPVPMPFAELYGALESKAVDGQENPYSVILSNKFFEVQKFVSATNHVYAANIVLVSKKFWDSLNPAEQKMMREAADEARGYQRQVSRAAAQRAVGELQAKGAQFNELAPAEQARMRQIARPVIERFSASYDPAIVKLYNDELVRVRK